GGGAAGGCGCTTTGTTTGGGTGAAACTGTAATTCTCCCAGAAGAAATTAACCCATGCATTTCAGTTCTTCGGCATTACGATATACTCGTTATTGCCCTTCACAACCATTGGCTTTTTAACAACCTTGTGATGTAAAAATAAATTCTACGAAGCCAGTCAAAAATCACCTTAGATTATAAGAATGACTAACATGCAACTTGTTTCAAGTGCCACATCATCAAAAGTGCCATTACAAGGCCAACACTGGCGGTCGAGTGGAGACTTTTCAACATCATAGCAGACGGGACTGCTAATGAGGACAAAGTTATGTTTAATCTAGCGGAAACGCCCAGTCAAACTTTGTGATCAACATGTATACGGTATATAGATATATACAGAGAGACGTCCTAATTTGGACGTCTTTTTGACGCGCCTTAGACCGTCAAAATTGCATTTTAGTTTCGTTATGTTCAATCTGTCATTCAATAGCCCTGTGCTTCCTAATAGGCACGAATCAAAATGGTTGATAGATCAATATTTTACAAAAATTTGAAATTGAGTTACGCTATTATTACTAGAATTTTCTGTAAAGGGGGTGATCCTTATGAAAAAGCTTTTTGCTTTTGCCCTAGCAGTCGTTATGGTAATGTCAGTCTCTACGGCTGCTTTTGCATACAGTAAACCGAATTGTAGTAGCAGTGGCGGCGGTGGCGGCAGTTGGGGTGGTGGTGGCAAAAAACCCCTTGAACACCATTGTACACCATATTAATCCCAGATAATTTGAGTAAGCCTCCAATTGGGGGCTTTATTCAATTACCGTTTTGTTACATACTATCGAGTGATGCAATACAACCTTGAGGATAACACTTACGCCGAAGCAAGATCTGTTGAAAACGATGCTGTTCAAATCGAACGGCTATTTTACTTTTTACACCGATTGTTAAATTGTGAATGAATCCATCCCCGATATGAATTTGTATAGGACTTTCATGGTCAAAGACCATTCCTATCGGCTTTCAATCTATCCTCCTCTAAACGCCTTTTGTCAATTTCTTCGGATTTCGTTGCGGCAATCACAGCCCTCCTGTTTTTCTGCCAGCTCCATCTATACCGGTCTACCTTCAAAGTAACGCATTTACCCAGTCAGTATTATCGGAGTCGGATCGAATTGCCATTGTTGAAGGTCAACGATTTCGACAAAACAAAAGTGAGTGAGGAGAGTTTCTCAATGACTCAAGAAGGCAGACAAATACACAATTTGTAGGATTTCCATATCTGTCTTATTCACCCTAAGGGAGAAAATCATATCCTATCTGGAAAGTCGGACACTTTGGCCAACCTGCTCAGGCACCTATGCTTGAAACTGCCTAGCGAAAAGGAGTTGAGAAGTTGACACATTCAGCGAAAAGCACCTTCAACAGCTCTATTAAAATTGATGTCCTGATCCCCGCTATTGAGAAAGACCTCGGCACTCTTCCCTATGTCATTGACAGCATCCGTAAGCAAGTGAAGCATCCTGTCGGTAAGATCATGGTTGTATCGCCACCAAGCAAACGAATTCAAGCCCTCTGCCGTCGTAAAAACTGCACCTTCATCAATGAAAGACGCGTCCTTCCAATTACAAAAAAAGACATTCACTACCAGACCAAACGCACCAATCGCTCAGGCTGGCTGCTCCAACAATTGTTGAAGCTGGCAGGAGGAAACTTGACCAAGCAAAGGTATTATCTTGTGATTGACGCCGACACCATTCTCATCCGACCTCATGTCTTTCTCGCCAATGGGAAAACTGTTTTTTACTGCCGTAACTGGAGTCGTCCCGAGTATTTTCGCACCTATAGGAAATTAATGGGGGCCAAACCAACCGCTTCGCGCTCTTTCGTTGCCCACTATATGCTGTTCGACAAATCGAAGCTCTCCCGACTGAAGTCTAAAATTGAAGCTAGGCATAAGACTAGATGGTACTGGGCGATTATCAAGAAGACCAACAAGCAGAGTTATGCTGGCTTCTCCGAGTTCGAAACTTATGGTAACTTCGTGAAAGCTCACTACCCCGGTCATCTGGTTGTAAGAAGTTCCCTTAACAAAAGCTTATCTTCAAAACCAGCATCACTCACTCGCAAACGAACCATCAGACTGGCTCAGAAATACAGGTCCATCTCCTTTCATAAACGCGGCTGGTATATCCGGAAGAAGAAGAGCGCGAGAAAAATGAAGCGCTGATGTGTATGCCCACTTCTCAAAGAAAATTGAGATAGATATCATGGACAAGTTTGAAAGCTACAAGGAAAGTATGTACTCAGAAAAAATAGCGGGCAAAAATGTTAAAATCCTGAAAAAAACAAAATTGCCCACCAAATAAAAAACCACTCTCACCTACAGGTACAAGGGGTTTCGCTTGTGAATTGCGAGTGGGCTATCCATGTAAAAATGCCCGATATATGCTGCTTAGAGCCCTTCAACTTTGGAGGGCTCTTGTC
The window above is part of the Brevibacillus brevis NBRC 100599 genome. Proteins encoded here:
- a CDS encoding DUF6492 family protein; its protein translation is MTHSAKSTFNSSIKIDVLIPAIEKDLGTLPYVIDSIRKQVKHPVGKIMVVSPPSKRIQALCRRKNCTFINERRVLPITKKDIHYQTKRTNRSGWLLQQLLKLAGGNLTKQRYYLVIDADTILIRPHVFLANGKTVFYCRNWSRPEYFRTYRKLMGAKPTASRSFVAHYMLFDKSKLSRLKSKIEARHKTRWYWAIIKKTNKQSYAGFSEFETYGNFVKAHYPGHLVVRSSLNKSLSSKPASLTRKRTIRLAQKYRSISFHKRGWYIRKKKSARKMKR
- a CDS encoding DUF1259 domain-containing protein, yielding MPPQIINGVCTLMTVRNIPVTILGRLSRSALTVPMMFSFESVDQNGKALCLGETVILPEEINPCISVLRHYDILVIALHNHWLFNNLVM